In Oncorhynchus tshawytscha isolate Ot180627B linkage group LG24, Otsh_v2.0, whole genome shotgun sequence, the genomic window atagtgtttaacatgatttttgaatgactacctcaccctacacacagagatgaggtaaaaaaaaaactgacattgaatatccctatgagcatggtgaagttattaattacactttggatggtgtatcaatacacccagtcactacaaagatacaggcgtccttcctaactcagttgccgttGAGGAAGGAgtccgctcagggatttcaccatgagaccaatggcgTCTTTAAAACTGATAGAGtttatggctgtgataggagattaCTGAGGAGAttactgaggatggatcaacaacattgcagttactccgcAATACTAACCTTATTGACAgcgtgaaaataaggaagcctgtacagaatacaaatattccaaaacttgaatcctgtttgcaacaaggcactaaagtaatactgcaaataaatttagcaaagcaattcacttcatgtcctgaatataagtgttatgtttggggaaaatcctatacaacacattactgagtaccactctccatattttcgaGCAGAGTAGatgctgcattatgttatgggtatgcttctaATCGTTAAGGACGGGGAAGTTTGaggataaaaaagaaatggaatggagctaagcacaggcaatatCTTAGAAGAAAACCTGATtccgtctgctttccaccagacactgggagatgaattcacctttcagcaggacaatgacctaaaacacaaggccaattatacactggagttgcttaccaagaagacagtgaatgttcctgagtggacaagttacagttttgactgaaatctgctataaaaatctatggcaagacatgaaaatggttgtcaagcaatgatcaatttgacagagcttgaagaatttgtaaaataataaatgtgcaaatattgtacaatccaggtgtgcaaagctcttagagacttacccagaaagactcacagctgtaatcgctgccaaaggtgattctaacatgtattgactcaggggtgtgaatacttatgtaaatttgatatttctgtatttaattttcaataaattagcaaacatttctaaaaacctttttcactttgtcattttgggggtattgtgtgtagataggtgagaaaaataatacatttgatcAATTTAGAATTCCGtctgtaaaaacaaaatgtggaataagtccggggtaatgaatactttctgaaggcactgtatgcacaaACTTCATGAAATCTATCAAAATGTGTCAGACATATGAAGATCATTCATACCAACAGCCACTGCTGGGTCTCCTCCTGCTGGTGTGGCACCGGTGATGAAGTCCCCAATCAGAGCAGGCCGGTCATACACCCAGTTTGGAAACACTGGGTTGGGCTGAGTGGGGTTCTTTTTGTTGTGTCTGTCCCTCAGCATCTTTCGTGTGACTTCAGCCGACTGTACAGATGGAGGACAAGTAGTAGAACTTACAGATGTATTCAACTTTAGCCTTTTCAAAACTATTTGGTCCGGCCCACTTGAAGTAGTCATACGCCGTGGGCCAGGAGTTTTTTCTGACTACATGACTTCACCAGGAAAAACTCCAGACCCTACTTTACAACTATGTAACAGACTATAAAAAGGGCCAGAAAATATCCTGTCCCTAATTATAAGTAACCTTTAAAATGATGTGAGTACACACCTGGGGCACGTTGGAGCTGGCAGTGACGTTTCCCAGCTTCTTGCGCAGCTCTTCCAGTTCCTGCATTGACATCTTGGTGCTGGTTGGAGGGATAGCAAAGGTTGTGCTTGTACTTGATGTCACATTACCAGTTGCTTCAGACCTTTCTTTGGCATTCTGCTGCAGACATTGGAGCGTCTGTAATATATTAAAACACAACACATTGTTATTGGGACATAATACTGTACTTTAAATTAAACAGTGTAGGAATTGTCAGCATCTGAGTAACATATGCAAAATGATTACCTCTTTGTCCTCGCTAAGCTTTGATAGGAGGTAGACCAGTGGGTCCAGGTTGCGGACATTTTTTGACTTGAGCTCATCATATTTCCTTAGGAAGTCCTCTGGCGTCTTTGAATATTCTACTATTTTGACCTGAGAATGAAAGTTGAATTAGTCAAGGCTATTGGTAGAAAGAGCATAAACCTTTACAAAATTGGCCAATAATTTCCCCATCAATCACCTTTGCACTGTGTGCAGACACTGTTGTGGTGACATATGGTGTCCTGTTCTTCTGCAGTAAATCAATATACACTTCTGCTCCATCACCTCCTCGCACATGAAGCAGACTGAGCAGCTCGTTGACGTCATGATGTATCCGAAACTCACTCATGGCTAAGGCTGTTGAAATGAGAAAGGTCAATAACTAAATAATCCATCCTCTGTCAAGTTCAACTCTAACAGCTTATCAGTTTAATAATGACATGATGGCAGTTAATAGTTAAAGCATGCAAATGTATAAATGAATGTGGCTGATTGCTATCTATCAATatgtccctcccctccaccctcgtATTGATGTTGCAGCTTCTCTGGCTACATAGGGACACAACTGATGATGCTTTAGATTCTAGTGGCTTCCCTTTCTGGCTTTAGTATAACGAATTGAGCTGGCTAGACCAAATAGCTTGCTAACTATTTCCTTAATTAGCTAGTTATGAAGCTAGCTTGATGGTCTTCAAATTGACCCAATTTGGTCgagctagatagctaactaactagccaaccactTTTAGCAAGCACGTTAGCGAAACTACTAGAGTCGGGTCTGAAAATAGAGCTTGCTAGCGAACATTTTAGCTACCTGGTTAGCTATATAAACTGAATATTGAAATGTATTATCTGGAAACACTTAGCGAGTAAAGGATGATTAAAAACATAAAAATTGATAGCACATTACCTGAAGCCACTGTTGACTAACAAGCAGTTACCGCCAACTGTCTGGCAACACAACATGTACTGTTTCAGATCTTTCATAATAAATGTTTTTAGATTAAAATAATTTAATAAAGTGCTTAATATAAGGAGATGTACAACATCAACAGAGAACACATTTTTCATGTAAATACTAACTATAGTATGACTGAAAATAACATTTATATTTAAACAATGAACTCTTATTTTGGAGGGGGAAAACGACATAGCGGAAGTATACAGTAATGACGTTCCAACCCGGAAGAATTGTCCTCTTCTGATTAACGTTTGAATAAACAAGAATGGCCAATTTGTTTTAGCAAAACATTGCAAGCGATGTTACTAAAAAATATCGTATATTTCAACTAATAAATATAGATGTCTTGTAAGGCATGGACATGAGCGAATGTGTGTAACAACGCCCTAATGTCAGCCACCTTGTTGGATAAAAAGAACCCCGTTGTGTTCACGAATCGGTAGGAATTATTGTTACCCTGCAGTGTGGTTGTTTTTGACGAAGGAAATATGGCTGAATTGCACGTTGTGGAGCAGAGTGGTACTAGCACTATAGAACAAACCGAGCACCGTGATGTCCGAGGCTCTGTTCGGCTGGCTTCGTCCAGTCTCATGGTTCCGCCGCGGAGTAGCTTTCCCACCAGTCCCGGGGTATCGAGTACTAGCAGAGTAGTGTTTGGGTTCCCAATGAGAAGCAACCCCAGTTCCCCGTCAGAGCCAGCAGAGAAACCCGGATCCCGCTGGGTTCGCCTCAATGTTGGTGGAACCTGCTTTGTCACAACCAAACAGACATTGTGCAGGGACCCCAAATCGTTCCTGTACCGATTGTGTCAAGAAGATCCGGATTTGGACTCTGATAAGGTAACATAATCTACCATAAAAAGGTGCATCAATGTAGCATTCATAATGCATTGCCACTGTGAAGATCATGCATGAGATTACACCCATCACCTTAAGCTAAAGTGTTTGAAAATTGTAACACTCATCAAAGTCTACTGCTCAGCCATTTGATAGTAATGTATGATTTGATCTGCATGTGAAGAAGCACCAGAAAAACATTTATCTGACACTAATGGCAGGCATGCAATGGCCTTTTTTTCAAACTTTTATAAATATCTTAGGATGAGACCGGTGCATACCTGATTGACAGAGATCCCACATACTTTGGCCCCATTCTGAATTACCTGCGACATGGGAAACTGATCATGGACAAGAACCTAGCAGAAGAAGGTAAGACTGTCTAAATAATAGTTCAAAAAGATTGTCAAATACAATCCCGATCACACACCATGCTTTTATTTAGAAGCAATGTGATTCTGCAGATGTGTGATACAGGCCCTTTCCTTATTAGTATCATGCCACTAAACTATTGGTTGGCTGTCTCAGGTGTCCTTGAGGAGGCGGAGTTCTACAATATTGCGTCATTGGTGAGGCTGGTAAAGGAGAGGATACGGGACAACGAGAACAGGACATCTCAGGTATGCCAGGGAAAGGCAGACAGGATGAATGGAAAAGGCCTTAGTCTGGGATGGATGATGGCATTGAtgctgtgaaataacacatgctAAACCAAACACTAACATTTCAGAGGATGAATGTGTTTAcaagtctgtgtttgtgtgtatactggcacacgcgcacacacacacaccactcactgtTCCAAAGCAAAACACCTACCTGCTAATTAACCCTAATGTGCTCTGGTAGACACTTGTCACTGTGTGGAAACAGGGGCTTTTATTGTAGTATCTGTTTTTCTCTCAGGGCCCAGTGAAACATGTGTACCGGGTGCTGCAGTGCCAAGAGGAAGAGCTCACCCAGATGGTGTCCACCATGTCAGACGGTTGGAAGTTTGAGCAGGTGGGCCTAGTAGTCGTCATGTAATACTTGTCTTTAAATCCATAGGTCGTTGGTGGTAAATCTGGTAATGTCCATACCTTTTTCCAGTGCCTTAAAATGTTCTTGTGAAGTTGACTTTTTAAGCTAATTCACAATCTCGCTCaccctttccccatctcccctcACAGCTCATAAGCATCGGCTCGTCCTACAACTATGGCAATGAGGACCAGGCTGAATTCCTGTGTGTGGTTTCCCGGGAGCTCAACAACTCCACTAACGGCATTGTCATCGAGCCCACTGAGAAGGCCAA contains:
- the kctd2 gene encoding BTB/POZ domain-containing protein KCTD2, with the translated sequence MAELHVVEQSGTSTIEQTEHRDVRGSVRLASSSLMVPPRSSFPTSPGVSSTSRVVFGFPMRSNPSSPSEPAEKPGSRWVRLNVGGTCFVTTKQTLCRDPKSFLYRLCQEDPDLDSDKDETGAYLIDRDPTYFGPILNYLRHGKLIMDKNLAEEGVLEEAEFYNIASLVRLVKERIRDNENRTSQGPVKHVYRVLQCQEEELTQMVSTMSDGWKFEQLISIGSSYNYGNEDQAEFLCVVSRELNNSTNGIVIEPTEKAKILQERGSRM